From Herbiconiux flava, one genomic window encodes:
- a CDS encoding Rv3654c family TadE-like protein, which yields MKAGASDVLVARPVRRASGSRRLRLIGEPLACARGENGGGSVVGLAVVAALAAAVVAFAPFGTALAARQVLLGAADAAALAAADTASGRVGGDPCSAAAAVAAALALELTDCVVGAGGVAEVTVATTVLAFPISASARAGPPPRADA from the coding sequence GTGAAGGCGGGCGCGAGCGACGTGCTGGTCGCTCGGCCGGTGCGGCGAGCATCCGGAAGCCGTCGACTGCGTCTGATCGGCGAGCCGCTGGCGTGCGCCAGGGGTGAGAACGGCGGAGGATCGGTCGTCGGGCTGGCGGTCGTGGCCGCTCTGGCGGCCGCCGTGGTGGCGTTCGCGCCGTTCGGCACCGCACTTGCCGCACGTCAGGTGCTGCTCGGTGCTGCGGATGCCGCTGCGCTCGCCGCAGCCGACACGGCGTCGGGGCGAGTGGGCGGCGATCCGTGCAGCGCCGCCGCAGCGGTGGCCGCCGCCCTGGCTCTGGAGCTGACCGACTGCGTGGTGGGTGCGGGGGGAGTGGCGGAGGTGACGGTCGCCACCACGGTCCTCGCCTTCCCGATCAGCGCGTCGGCCCGGGCCGGTCCGCCGCCCCGAGCAGACGCATGA
- a CDS encoding TadE family type IV pilus minor pilin translates to MLRGETGSVTAEFAMVLPAAAIVLLTGLGLVQLGTVQVRLTDAAADAARLIGRGESADARVAAAQPGATMAVNRTGPVVCVTVSATVSAGAGPAFSFDGTGCALDDTRAPAP, encoded by the coding sequence GTGCTGCGGGGCGAGACCGGGTCGGTGACGGCGGAGTTCGCGATGGTCCTGCCGGCCGCCGCCATCGTGCTGCTCACCGGACTCGGGCTCGTGCAGCTGGGCACGGTGCAGGTGCGGCTGACGGATGCGGCTGCCGACGCCGCGCGGCTGATCGGCCGGGGCGAGAGTGCCGACGCCCGGGTGGCGGCTGCCCAGCCCGGGGCAACGATGGCGGTGAACCGCACCGGGCCAGTGGTGTGCGTCACCGTGTCGGCGACGGTGTCAGCGGGTGCCGGTCCGGCCTTCTCGTTCGACGGGACCGGCTGCGCCCTCGACGACACCCGGGCCCCGGCCCCGTGA
- a CDS encoding DUF4244 domain-containing protein, whose product MTTTRSETDCALCAAIDALDQGAAGGRPDERRGRLRPGWVRRLRVAVADESGAATAEYAVILLAAVGFAGLLLVILRGDEVKSMLTDLVHRALTTAG is encoded by the coding sequence ATGACAACCACGAGATCTGAGACCGACTGCGCTTTGTGCGCCGCCATCGATGCGCTGGATCAGGGCGCGGCCGGAGGCCGGCCCGACGAGCGGCGAGGCCGCCTGCGGCCGGGGTGGGTGCGGCGGCTGCGGGTGGCCGTCGCGGACGAGAGCGGGGCCGCGACCGCGGAGTACGCGGTCATCCTGCTGGCGGCGGTCGGGTTCGCGGGATTGCTGCTCGTCATCCTGCGCGGTGACGAGGTGAAGAGCATGCTGACCGATCTGGTGCACCGTGCACTCACCACGGCGGGCTGA
- a CDS encoding TadA family conjugal transfer-associated ATPase codes for MSVSSCTAGSSPSSPHNFTAQRMRGHPPSYGHPMTTTTLARLHRSDEIFGPLAPYLVDPAVTDLFVNGHRELWVDRGGGAERDPNWTCPGEDALRAFAVRLVSRGGRHLDEATPCVDVEVEGVRVHVVLPPIATGGTAISVRVPGTTRPDLDTLARRGLFGAGPAGLARRAFVEQAVRDRVNVLVTGAGGSGKTTLLAALLASADPTDRLVVIEDVAELRVEHPHVVSLEARQPNLEGAGGIGLAELVRQALRMRPDRLVLGECRGAEIRELLAALNTGHDGGAGTLHANAIVDVPARLEALGALAALDAPAIARQTVSAIGLVCHLRRTPSGRTLDGFGRFALTPAGHLTILPVPIPGTSVTGASTAGASASRSPATGQDAAGPPAAGQDAAGPSSAGPTTAASTTRPRTP; via the coding sequence GTGTCGGTCTCCTCCTGCACAGCCGGTTCTTCTCCGTCATCACCGCACAACTTCACTGCCCAGCGGATGCGCGGCCACCCGCCCTCGTACGGTCACCCCATGACCACCACCACCCTCGCCCGGCTCCACCGCTCCGACGAGATCTTCGGCCCCCTCGCCCCGTACCTCGTCGACCCCGCCGTCACCGACCTCTTCGTCAACGGCCACCGCGAACTCTGGGTCGATCGCGGCGGCGGAGCGGAGCGCGACCCGAACTGGACCTGCCCGGGTGAAGACGCCCTCCGCGCGTTCGCGGTCAGGCTCGTCAGCCGCGGCGGACGACACCTCGACGAGGCCACTCCCTGCGTCGACGTGGAGGTGGAGGGCGTGCGGGTGCACGTCGTCCTGCCGCCCATAGCGACGGGCGGAACCGCGATCTCCGTGCGCGTGCCCGGCACCACCCGTCCCGACCTCGACACCCTGGCCCGCCGCGGCCTCTTCGGTGCCGGGCCCGCTGGTCTCGCGCGCCGCGCCTTCGTCGAGCAGGCCGTCCGCGACCGGGTCAACGTCCTCGTCACGGGCGCCGGCGGCAGCGGCAAGACCACCCTCCTGGCCGCCCTGCTCGCCTCGGCCGACCCCACCGACCGGCTGGTGGTGATCGAGGACGTCGCCGAACTGCGGGTCGAGCATCCGCACGTCGTCTCGCTCGAGGCGCGCCAGCCGAACCTCGAGGGCGCCGGCGGAATCGGCCTGGCCGAGCTCGTGCGTCAGGCGCTCCGCATGCGCCCCGACCGTCTCGTGCTGGGCGAGTGCCGCGGAGCGGAGATCCGGGAACTGCTCGCCGCCTTGAACACCGGCCACGACGGCGGCGCCGGCACCCTGCATGCGAACGCCATCGTCGACGTCCCCGCCCGCCTCGAGGCACTGGGGGCTCTGGCCGCCCTCGACGCCCCCGCCATCGCGCGCCAGACGGTCAGCGCCATCGGCCTTGTCTGCCACCTCCGTCGCACCCCCTCCGGCCGCACCCTCGACGGCTTCGGCCGCTTCGCCCTCACCCCCGCTGGCCATCTCACGATCCTCCCCGTCCCCATCCCCGGCACGTCCGTCACTGGCGCGTCCACCGCTGGCGCATCCGCGTCCCGCTCGCCCGCCACCGGCCAGGATGCCGCCGGCCCGCCCGCGGCTGGCCAGGATGCCGCGGGCCCGTCCTCCGCCGGCCCGACCACCGCGGCATCCACTACCCGTCCCCGCACCCCATGA
- a CDS encoding type II secretion system F family protein: MVERLAALIGAGVAPGQAWRYLAEVDPHPRVAAVVSRLDGGAEVPGAIAVAASATGAARGASRVSGGGSRTRAAEESWQVLAAAWSVATAAGAPLARCLDDIAATLRGLAQAERDTSAALASPVATTRLVLVLPVISVAGASLLGLDTAPVLLGSPAGLTCLAAGVALTGVGALWSRHLVRRAAPADRAPGLLLDLTAVAVAGGGSLPAARALAATTIERLAPAALSPASGQLTVLAEVLALAERSGAPPAQLLRSEALRLRREAVAHTQRRTAELGVWLMLPLGTCVLPSFLLLAVAPLLLAALPPALL, translated from the coding sequence GTGGTCGAGCGTCTGGCGGCGCTGATCGGCGCGGGCGTCGCGCCGGGCCAGGCCTGGCGGTACCTCGCCGAGGTCGATCCGCACCCGCGGGTCGCGGCGGTCGTGAGCCGTCTCGACGGAGGCGCGGAGGTGCCCGGTGCCATCGCGGTGGCCGCGTCGGCGACAGGCGCGGCACGGGGGGCGTCTCGCGTCTCGGGCGGCGGGAGCCGCACACGTGCGGCCGAGGAGTCGTGGCAGGTTCTCGCCGCCGCATGGTCGGTCGCGACCGCAGCCGGCGCCCCGCTCGCGCGCTGCCTCGACGACATCGCCGCCACTCTCCGCGGTCTCGCCCAAGCGGAACGCGACACCTCCGCCGCGCTCGCCTCGCCCGTCGCCACGACGCGGCTGGTGCTGGTCCTGCCGGTGATCTCCGTCGCCGGCGCCTCTCTCCTCGGCCTGGACACCGCCCCGGTGCTCCTCGGATCCCCGGCCGGCCTCACCTGCCTCGCCGCCGGGGTCGCCCTGACCGGCGTCGGAGCCCTCTGGAGCCGTCACCTGGTCCGACGGGCGGCGCCCGCCGACCGTGCCCCGGGGCTCCTCCTCGATCTCACCGCCGTCGCAGTCGCGGGCGGCGGCTCCCTCCCCGCTGCCCGGGCCCTCGCGGCCACCACGATCGAGCGCCTCGCGCCGGCGGCGCTCTCACCAGCGTCCGGCCAGCTCACCGTCCTCGCGGAGGTGCTCGCCCTGGCGGAGCGCTCCGGAGCACCCCCGGCGCAGCTCCTCCGCTCGGAGGCCCTCCGACTCCGCCGAGAAGCCGTAGCGCACACCCAGCGCCGCACGGCCGAACTCGGCGTCTGGCTGATGCTCCCCCTCGGAACCTGCGTCCTCCCCTCCTTCCTCCTCCTGGCCGTGGCCCCACTCCTGCTAGCGGCCCTCCCTCCCGCACTCCTCTGA
- the acs gene encoding acetate--CoA ligase, with the protein MAENSSDNIDNLMHEARRFPPSETFAAGAVATRELYEQGEHPVEFWAAQARELLHWHKPFTPERTLDWSEPPFAKWFDDGELNVAYNCLDRHVLAGNGDRVALHWEGEPGDSRSFTYAELTTEVKKAANLLTALGVKQGDRVAIYLPLIPEAVISMLAVARIGAVHSVVFGGFSAESLRSRIDDASAVLVITADGGYRKGKAFPLKPTVDKALEPNGDGEESTVRNVLVVQRTEGDVDWHAGRDLWWHDEIAQVDTEHVARAFPAENPLFILYTSGTTGKPKGILHTSGGYLTQVAFTHKAVFDLKPEEDVYWSTADVGWITGHSYVVYGPLANGATEVIYEGTPDTPHPGRWWEIVQKYRVSILYAAPTAIRTFMKLGRQIPKEFDLSSLRLLGSVGEPINPEAWVWYRDVIGGGTTPVVDTWWQTETGAIMISALPGVTTLKPGSAQVPIPGIAIDVVDDRFRSTEADQGGLLVITHPWPSMARGIWGDPDRFVETYWSKFGPTTYFAGDGARRDKDGDIWLLGRVDDVMNVSGHRLSTAEIESALVSHPMVAEAAVVGAADETTGQAVVAFVITRASQADAAAADDASAVLRAHVAEQIGAIARPREVHIVTELPKTRSGKIMRRLLRDVAEGREIGDTTTLADTMVMSVISNTLK; encoded by the coding sequence ATGGCTGAGAACAGCTCTGACAACATCGACAACCTGATGCACGAGGCCCGGCGGTTCCCGCCGAGCGAGACGTTCGCCGCGGGGGCCGTGGCCACGCGCGAGCTGTACGAGCAGGGTGAGCATCCGGTGGAGTTCTGGGCTGCGCAGGCACGGGAGCTGCTGCACTGGCACAAGCCGTTCACGCCCGAGCGCACCCTCGACTGGAGCGAGCCGCCGTTCGCGAAGTGGTTCGACGACGGCGAGCTGAACGTCGCTTACAACTGCCTCGACCGGCACGTCCTGGCCGGCAACGGCGACCGCGTCGCGCTGCACTGGGAGGGCGAGCCGGGCGACAGCCGCTCCTTCACCTACGCCGAGCTCACCACCGAGGTGAAGAAGGCCGCGAACCTGCTCACCGCGCTCGGGGTGAAGCAGGGCGACCGGGTCGCGATCTACCTCCCCCTGATCCCCGAGGCGGTCATCTCTATGCTCGCGGTGGCCCGTATCGGCGCCGTGCACTCGGTCGTGTTTGGCGGCTTCAGCGCCGAGAGCCTGCGCTCGCGCATCGACGACGCGTCGGCCGTTCTCGTGATCACGGCCGACGGCGGCTACCGCAAGGGCAAGGCGTTCCCCCTGAAGCCGACCGTCGACAAGGCCCTCGAACCTAACGGCGACGGCGAGGAGAGCACGGTGCGGAACGTGCTGGTGGTGCAGCGCACCGAGGGTGACGTCGACTGGCACGCGGGGCGCGACCTGTGGTGGCACGACGAGATCGCCCAGGTCGACACCGAGCACGTCGCGAGGGCGTTCCCGGCCGAGAACCCGCTGTTCATCCTCTACACCTCCGGCACGACCGGGAAGCCCAAGGGAATTCTCCACACCTCCGGCGGCTACCTCACGCAGGTCGCGTTCACCCACAAGGCTGTCTTCGACCTGAAGCCGGAGGAGGACGTGTATTGGTCGACAGCAGACGTGGGGTGGATCACGGGACATTCGTACGTGGTCTACGGGCCGCTCGCCAACGGTGCCACCGAGGTCATCTACGAGGGCACCCCCGACACGCCGCACCCAGGGCGGTGGTGGGAGATCGTCCAGAAGTACAGGGTGTCGATCCTGTACGCCGCGCCCACGGCCATCCGCACGTTCATGAAGCTCGGTCGCCAGATCCCGAAGGAGTTCGACCTGTCGAGCTTGAGGCTTCTCGGCAGCGTCGGGGAACCGATCAACCCCGAGGCGTGGGTCTGGTACCGCGACGTCATCGGCGGCGGCACCACCCCGGTGGTCGACACCTGGTGGCAGACCGAGACCGGCGCGATCATGATCAGCGCCCTGCCCGGGGTCACCACCCTGAAGCCCGGCAGCGCGCAGGTGCCGATCCCGGGCATCGCGATCGACGTGGTCGACGACCGGTTCCGGTCGACCGAGGCCGACCAGGGCGGGCTGCTCGTCATCACCCACCCGTGGCCGAGCATGGCGCGCGGCATCTGGGGCGACCCCGACCGTTTCGTCGAGACCTACTGGTCGAAGTTCGGGCCCACGACCTACTTCGCCGGCGACGGGGCCCGCCGCGACAAAGACGGCGACATCTGGCTGCTCGGCCGCGTCGACGACGTCATGAACGTGTCGGGGCACCGCCTCAGCACCGCCGAGATCGAGTCGGCGCTCGTGTCGCACCCGATGGTGGCCGAGGCCGCCGTCGTGGGCGCCGCCGACGAGACCACCGGGCAGGCGGTCGTCGCCTTCGTCATCACGAGGGCCAGCCAGGCGGATGCCGCGGCGGCCGACGACGCGTCAGCGGTGCTGCGGGCTCACGTCGCCGAGCAGATCGGTGCCATCGCGCGCCCACGCGAGGTGCACATCGTGACCGAGCTGCCGAAGACGCGTTCGGGCAAGATCATGCGCCGGCTGCTGCGGGATGTCGCCGAGGGGCGCGAGATCGGCGACACCACGACACTGGCCGACACCATGGTGATGAGCGTCATCTCGAACACGCTGAA